From the genome of Cytobacillus firmus, one region includes:
- a CDS encoding helix-turn-helix domain-containing protein: MDKFIYKKSAGITALSASISEFAYKKHAHAEYAIGVTLRGIQHYTLDGGLQLSYPNGVMLFNPEQAHDGMAHDETGLDYVMLYIDPQLISDVSGTKDIVRFSNPVVYDDLLEQKILTLSHAILSEKDEALCSELLLSLTDHLIQTKLSSYDKKDNALIRKAKNMVHGSLENVLKLDDICKELNLSKYQFIRLFKAHTGISPYQYFLNCKIERAKQVIEKNKDIYAAVTECGFVDLTHLNKHFKSVYGTTAFEYISHLN, encoded by the coding sequence ATGGACAAATTTATCTATAAAAAATCGGCAGGGATTACTGCGTTGTCAGCAAGTATTTCTGAATTTGCTTATAAAAAGCATGCTCACGCTGAATATGCAATAGGTGTGACGCTGCGCGGCATTCAGCATTATACCCTGGATGGCGGTCTGCAATTATCCTATCCTAATGGCGTTATGCTTTTTAATCCGGAACAGGCACATGACGGAATGGCGCATGATGAGACCGGTCTTGACTATGTGATGTTATATATTGACCCTCAGCTGATTTCAGATGTCAGCGGGACAAAGGATATCGTCCGTTTTTCAAATCCCGTTGTGTATGATGATCTGCTTGAACAAAAAATATTGACTCTTTCTCATGCTATATTAAGCGAAAAAGATGAAGCACTATGCAGTGAATTGCTTTTATCTCTCACAGATCATCTCATTCAAACTAAACTTTCATCATATGATAAGAAAGATAATGCTCTAATTAGAAAGGCGAAGAATATGGTTCATGGGAGCTTGGAGAATGTACTTAAACTGGACGACATATGTAAAGAGCTGAATTTATCAAAATACCAGTTTATCAGATTATTTAAGGCTCATACCGGAATTTCACCATATCAGTATTTTCTCAACTGCAAGATTGAACGCGCCAAGCAGGTAATCGAAAAGAATAAAGACATCTATGCAGCTGTTACTGAATGTGGTTTTGTTGATTTAACTCACTTAAATAAGCACTTTAAAAGCGTATATGGGACGACAGCATTTGAATATATTTCACATTTAAATTGA
- a CDS encoding enoyl-CoA hydratase, which translates to MLLKVGNMITFERTFTKRDVELFTEISGDEGIHHITPDEQGRLVVQGLLTATLPTKVGGDANVLARTMNFEFLRPVFTGDTIICEVTIDKYEEQDHNRMAIAASFLCTNQNKKQVLRGNFAGVILS; encoded by the coding sequence ATGCTTTTAAAAGTAGGGAACATGATTACATTTGAACGGACTTTTACAAAAAGGGATGTTGAATTATTTACAGAAATATCAGGTGATGAAGGAATTCACCATATAACCCCGGATGAACAAGGGAGGCTTGTAGTCCAAGGATTATTAACGGCCACACTGCCAACCAAAGTGGGCGGAGACGCAAACGTGTTGGCCCGTACGATGAATTTTGAGTTTTTGAGACCTGTCTTTACAGGAGATACAATCATATGTGAAGTAACGATCGATAAATATGAAGAGCAAGATCATAATAGAATGGCCATTGCTGCCTCTTTCCTTTGTACGAACCAGAATAAGAAACAAGTACTAAGAGGGAATTTTGCGGGTGTGATATTATCTTAA
- a CDS encoding VOC family protein — MINGLYEAHLPVSNINNSIEFYRGLGLALAIKYEKTAFFWIVKNESWLGLWECDQAKMNYHPSIRHIAFRVDLEDLKNAKEWLEMRGIEMREEFGFKPLEPIVLPDQTHAMVYFHDPDGNSLEFICKLSSEPEDKPKMYLSEWEKYLENKN, encoded by the coding sequence ATGATTAATGGACTGTATGAAGCACATTTACCAGTAAGTAATATCAATAATTCGATTGAGTTTTACAGGGGCTTGGGGCTGGCTTTAGCAATAAAATACGAAAAAACGGCATTTTTTTGGATCGTTAAGAACGAAAGCTGGCTGGGATTATGGGAATGTGACCAAGCAAAAATGAACTATCATCCTTCCATCAGACATATTGCATTTAGAGTAGATTTAGAAGATCTGAAGAATGCAAAAGAGTGGCTTGAAATGCGAGGCATTGAAATGCGTGAAGAATTCGGCTTTAAACCTCTTGAACCCATTGTACTGCCAGACCAGACGCATGCTATGGTCTATTTTCATGACCCAGATGGAAATTCATTAGAATTTATCTGTAAATTATCATCTGAGCCTGAAGATAAACCTAAGATGTATCTAAGCGAATGGGAAAAGTATTTGGAGAATAAAAATTAA
- a CDS encoding PLP-dependent aminotransferase family protein, with product MPINSFENYPMTWKPSLDKKEKPIYQALAGQLEKDILNGVLLPGTRLPPQRELADYLDLNVSTISKAFKVCELKGLLSATVGSGTFVSYDALSNAYLLEDTKPKHLIEMGATLPDNASFEPLILQLKSMLQETDYEKWFGYGRGGESHWQKNAAVKLIRRGGLETTADHILFANGGQNAIAAALASLCKPGERIGVDQHTYPGLKTAAAMLSVQLVPIKTDNYEMSPASFEYACKNENIKGIYLIPDYHNPTASFMSVGNRKMIAAIAKKYNQFIIEDASYHLLSKEPLPAVASFAPEQVIYIASLSKSFAPGLRLAYTAVPSQFKESISRALYNLNVSVSPLLAELAARTIVSNQFEALIEGHQEQTILRNQLVNRYLAEFTCLGAETGIFRWLLLPGKITGAEFETLAKQHGVQVFAAERFVVGNSCPERAVRVSVCAPETLEELERGLIILKRLLNNHI from the coding sequence ATGCCGATTAATTCTTTTGAAAACTATCCTATGACCTGGAAGCCATCCCTTGATAAAAAAGAAAAGCCCATTTATCAAGCGCTGGCAGGGCAATTGGAAAAGGATATTTTAAACGGAGTGTTATTGCCCGGAACCAGGCTTCCTCCACAGCGGGAACTGGCCGATTATTTAGATTTAAATGTGAGCACCATTTCAAAAGCATTTAAAGTGTGTGAGTTAAAGGGGTTATTAAGTGCAACGGTTGGAAGCGGCACATTTGTGTCCTATGATGCTCTATCGAATGCGTATTTACTTGAAGATACGAAGCCGAAGCACTTAATTGAAATGGGAGCAACCCTTCCGGATAATGCTTCTTTCGAGCCGCTGATTCTCCAGCTGAAAAGTATGCTGCAAGAGACCGATTATGAAAAATGGTTTGGCTATGGCCGGGGAGGCGAAAGCCATTGGCAAAAGAATGCAGCGGTAAAGCTTATCCGCAGAGGCGGGTTAGAAACAACTGCTGATCACATTTTATTTGCGAATGGCGGTCAAAATGCTATTGCTGCTGCACTGGCAAGTCTATGTAAGCCCGGAGAGCGCATTGGAGTTGACCAGCATACATACCCTGGCTTAAAAACGGCCGCAGCGATGCTTAGTGTGCAGCTGGTGCCAATAAAAACAGACAACTATGAAATGAGTCCGGCGTCTTTTGAATATGCGTGTAAAAATGAAAATATTAAAGGTATTTACTTGATTCCGGATTATCATAATCCGACAGCTTCCTTTATGTCGGTTGGGAATCGAAAAATGATCGCAGCCATTGCCAAAAAGTATAATCAGTTCATTATCGAAGATGCATCATACCATCTTCTAAGCAAAGAGCCGCTGCCGGCAGTCGCATCCTTTGCACCAGAACAGGTCATCTATATTGCAAGCTTATCTAAATCATTTGCACCGGGCTTGCGGCTGGCCTATACAGCAGTGCCGAGTCAATTCAAGGAATCAATTTCAAGGGCGCTTTATAATTTAAATGTTTCCGTTTCTCCATTACTGGCAGAACTTGCAGCACGTACAATTGTATCGAATCAATTTGAAGCCTTAATTGAGGGACATCAGGAGCAGACGATCCTCAGAAATCAACTCGTTAACCGATATTTGGCAGAATTTACGTGTCTAGGCGCTGAAACAGGCATTTTTCGCTGGCTGCTATTGCCAGGAAAGATTACAGGTGCTGAATTTGAAACGCTGGCTAAGCAGCATGGAGTACAGGTGTTTGCAGCTGAACGTTTTGTAGTTGGAAATAGTTGTCCGGAGAGGGCTGTAAGAGTTTCTGTTTGTGCACCGGAAACGCTTGAAGAGCTTGAGAGAGGTTTGATCATCCTTAAACGCCTGTTAAACAATCATATCTAA
- a CDS encoding MFS transporter has protein sequence MLPLDAQSAWLQSYINSSEKQKQLYKRTLIVIVISQIFGGAGLAAGITVGALLAQNMMGTDSVTGIPTALFTLGSAGAALLVGRLSQRLGRRPGLAVGFLAGGIGAIGVVVSAITNSILLLFISLLIYGAGTATNLQARYAGTDLASPAQRAKAISMAMVSTTFGAVAGPNLVDVMGEFAISIGIPALAGPFILAAAAYILAGFVLFLFLRPDPFIVAKAISDAHTKANHLEKSSILASINRRGTFAGAAVMVLTQFVMMAIMTMTPIHMGHHGHDLNEVGLVIGFHIGAMFLPSLVTGILVDKIGRAAMAAASAITLLASGILAAAGPGESMLILNIALVLLGLGWNFGLISGTAILVDSTHASSRAKTQGSIDVWIALSGALGGGLSGIVVAHSSYAALSIAGAVLSLLLIPIVIWAGIYQKEKSISISD, from the coding sequence TTGTTACCGTTAGACGCGCAATCTGCCTGGCTGCAAAGCTACATAAATTCTTCAGAAAAACAGAAGCAACTATACAAAAGAACATTAATTGTCATTGTCATATCCCAAATTTTTGGAGGAGCAGGACTTGCAGCAGGAATTACAGTAGGAGCACTTCTCGCGCAAAACATGATGGGGACAGATAGTGTAACAGGAATTCCAACCGCGTTATTTACTTTAGGGTCAGCAGGTGCTGCGCTGCTGGTGGGACGGCTTTCTCAGCGGCTTGGACGCCGTCCTGGACTTGCGGTAGGATTTTTGGCTGGAGGCATAGGTGCCATTGGAGTAGTGGTTTCAGCAATAACAAACAGCATTCTGCTATTATTTATTTCACTGCTCATCTACGGGGCGGGGACGGCTACAAACTTGCAGGCGCGCTACGCTGGAACTGACCTGGCAAGCCCCGCACAGAGGGCAAAGGCTATTAGTATGGCCATGGTTTCCACCACATTCGGTGCTGTCGCAGGACCTAACCTGGTGGATGTAATGGGGGAGTTTGCTATATCCATAGGAATTCCTGCTTTAGCCGGTCCTTTTATATTAGCGGCTGCGGCGTATATACTGGCTGGATTTGTTTTATTTTTGTTCCTTCGTCCTGATCCTTTTATTGTGGCAAAAGCCATATCAGATGCACACACTAAAGCCAATCATTTAGAGAAAAGCTCTATTTTGGCATCGATAAACAGGCGAGGCACTTTTGCAGGAGCGGCTGTAATGGTTTTAACTCAATTTGTGATGATGGCCATTATGACAATGACCCCTATACATATGGGACATCATGGACATGATTTGAATGAGGTGGGGCTTGTCATTGGATTTCATATAGGTGCGATGTTTTTGCCTTCATTAGTAACTGGTATTCTTGTTGATAAAATTGGCCGTGCGGCTATGGCTGCTGCTTCTGCTATTACGCTGCTTGCTTCTGGCATTTTGGCTGCAGCAGGACCTGGTGAGTCGATGCTCATACTCAATATAGCCCTTGTTTTACTTGGGCTTGGATGGAATTTTGGCTTAATCAGCGGCACTGCTATTCTGGTAGATTCAACTCATGCTTCTTCCCGGGCTAAAACTCAGGGTTCGATCGATGTATGGATTGCTTTGTCAGGAGCATTAGGAGGAGGATTATCCGGAATAGTTGTAGCACATTCCAGTTATGCAGCCCTTTCCATTGCAGGTGCTGTCCTTTCATTACTGCTCATTCCCATTGTAATATGGGCAGGTATCTATCAAAAAGAGAAAAGTATAAGCATTAGTGACTGA
- a CDS encoding PLP-dependent aminotransferase family protein, whose product MEHKFAERARFVTSSETREILKVTERPEVISFAGGLPAPELFPVEALKEVCNAVLNEEGAAALQYSTTEGYIPLREAICQRMKSAGIDSSIENVLITSGSQQAIDLTGRLFINEGDTIICESPTYLAAINVFKSYNAKFVEVAMDDDGMVMEELEQMLRDHPDAKFIYTIPDFQNPTGRTLKLERRKRMIELANQYDVLIVEDNPYGAVRFAGEELPPVKHFDTEGRVIYLSTFSKIFTPGLRLGWICADQTFIDKYVAFKQTADLHTDSFAQRITAKYMELYDIEEHINKIKAVYKERCTAMLCCIEEFFPKNLSYSKPEGGLFIWVELPEGIDSAHIFKECLKNNVACVPGVPFFPNGTQTNTLRLNYSNMSKEKIIEGMKRMGEVLHREIQNDSMLTV is encoded by the coding sequence ATGGAACATAAATTTGCTGAGAGAGCTCGCTTTGTAACATCTTCTGAGACACGTGAAATATTAAAAGTAACAGAAAGACCGGAAGTAATCTCTTTTGCGGGAGGACTGCCGGCTCCAGAACTGTTTCCTGTAGAAGCTCTGAAGGAAGTATGCAATGCTGTATTGAATGAAGAAGGTGCGGCTGCCCTTCAATATAGTACAACTGAAGGATATATTCCTTTGAGAGAAGCTATTTGTCAGAGAATGAAAAGTGCTGGGATTGACTCCAGCATTGAAAATGTTCTTATTACATCAGGATCCCAGCAGGCAATCGACCTGACTGGAAGATTATTTATCAATGAGGGAGATACTATTATTTGTGAAAGCCCAACTTATCTTGCAGCCATTAATGTATTCAAGTCATATAATGCAAAGTTTGTTGAAGTAGCCATGGATGATGATGGAATGGTAATGGAAGAGCTGGAGCAAATGCTGCGAGATCATCCTGATGCAAAATTTATTTATACGATTCCTGATTTCCAAAACCCTACTGGCCGCACCTTAAAACTCGAAAGACGAAAAAGAATGATTGAGCTTGCTAATCAGTATGATGTGCTGATTGTAGAGGATAACCCCTATGGAGCTGTAAGATTTGCTGGAGAGGAACTCCCGCCTGTGAAACATTTTGACACAGAAGGCAGAGTCATTTATTTAAGCACTTTCTCTAAGATTTTCACTCCAGGTCTTCGGCTAGGATGGATTTGTGCAGACCAAACTTTCATTGATAAGTATGTTGCTTTTAAGCAAACAGCTGACTTGCATACTGACAGCTTTGCTCAAAGAATTACCGCAAAGTATATGGAGCTTTACGATATCGAAGAGCACATAAATAAAATCAAAGCTGTTTATAAAGAAAGATGCACAGCTATGTTATGTTGCATTGAAGAATTTTTCCCAAAGAATTTGTCTTACAGTAAGCCAGAAGGAGGTTTATTTATTTGGGTAGAGCTCCCGGAGGGCATTGATTCAGCACATATATTTAAAGAGTGCCTGAAAAACAATGTTGCTTGTGTTCCTGGTGTTCCTTTCTTTCCAAATGGCACACAAACAAATACATTGCGTTTAAATTACTCCAATATGTCTAAAGAGAAGATTATTGAGGGGATGAAGCGTATGGGAGAAGTATTGCACCGGGAAATACAAAATGATTCAATGCTGACAGTCTGA
- a CDS encoding LysR family transcriptional regulator: MNIQKYMAFVKAAEFGSFTKAAEVLDYTQSGISRMINDLETEWGVSLFERGRAGISLTSDGLKLLPQLKRICNEYEILMTQIEDLHHIQSGMIRIGTFSSVATHWLPNMIRVFKQDYPRIDFELLLGDYTEIERWVLDGRVDFGFVRLPSKAELETIFLEQDRLLVVIPQNHPHVNCEKFPINGLLNSPFMLLEKGAKAEISEIFEMHHISPQVNFTTWDDYAIMSMVENGLGISILPELILQRIPHKIIAKELEVPAFRNIGIAMRDQKSLSLASKRFLEYLSYRNRD; encoded by the coding sequence ATGAATATCCAAAAATATATGGCATTTGTCAAAGCAGCAGAATTCGGCAGCTTCACGAAAGCTGCCGAAGTACTGGACTATACACAGTCTGGGATCAGCCGTATGATAAACGATTTAGAAACGGAATGGGGGGTTTCCCTTTTTGAAAGAGGCCGTGCGGGTATCAGTTTAACCTCTGATGGCTTAAAATTGCTGCCCCAACTGAAGCGGATTTGCAATGAGTATGAAATCTTAATGACGCAGATCGAAGACTTACACCATATACAATCCGGGATGATTCGTATTGGGACATTTTCCAGCGTAGCGACTCATTGGCTCCCTAACATGATCAGAGTTTTTAAGCAGGATTACCCGAGGATTGATTTTGAACTTCTGCTTGGTGATTATACAGAAATTGAAAGATGGGTTTTAGATGGACGTGTGGACTTCGGCTTTGTGCGGCTGCCGTCAAAAGCAGAACTTGAAACGATCTTTTTGGAGCAAGACCGTTTGCTGGTTGTAATTCCGCAAAATCATCCGCATGTAAATTGCGAGAAGTTTCCAATCAACGGCTTACTGAACAGTCCGTTTATGCTATTGGAAAAGGGAGCAAAAGCAGAGATCTCTGAAATTTTTGAGATGCACCATATTTCTCCGCAAGTCAATTTTACAACTTGGGATGACTATGCAATTATGTCTATGGTGGAAAACGGGCTGGGAATCAGTATATTACCAGAATTGATTTTACAGCGTATTCCACACAAAATTATAGCGAAAGAGCTAGAAGTTCCTGCTTTTAGAAATATTGGTATTGCTATGAGAGACCAAAAATCACTTTCTCTTGCATCCAAGAGGTTTTTAGAATATTTATCATATAGAAACAGGGATTAA
- a CDS encoding DMT family transporter, with amino-acid sequence MNSKIQFILSMITFGTIGLVVRYIDLASSERALLSSFLGCIFLLLIFFMMKKKISWSLVKTNAFLLILSGIALGGNWIFLYQSYDYTTIANATLGYYFAPVLVMILSPFVLREQLSIKKMVCIGVAIIGMLMIVGEGMSASESDDILGLSFGLIAAAFYAALLLLNKFIKEMGKLEQTIIQLGTTTLLLMPYVFLAEGFGIFEISSSSIPYMLILGIVNTGIGFWLFFSGMEKLNGQSIAMLSYVDPFVAILISAIIVQEHMTIVQMLGGVLLIGSTLVSEFRSVNYSKQLMKTPAE; translated from the coding sequence ATGAATTCTAAAATTCAGTTTATATTATCAATGATTACTTTCGGTACAATTGGTCTGGTGGTCCGGTACATTGACTTAGCTTCGAGCGAAAGAGCTTTACTAAGCAGTTTCCTGGGATGCATATTTTTACTGTTGATATTCTTTATGATGAAGAAAAAAATATCATGGAGTTTAGTAAAAACGAATGCTTTTTTATTGATTCTTTCAGGCATTGCATTGGGAGGGAATTGGATTTTTCTTTATCAATCGTATGACTATACGACCATTGCCAATGCAACGCTGGGTTATTACTTTGCGCCTGTGCTTGTGATGATTCTTTCACCGTTTGTACTTCGGGAACAATTATCCATTAAAAAAATGGTTTGTATTGGTGTAGCGATCATTGGTATGTTAATGATTGTAGGAGAAGGCATGAGTGCATCGGAATCAGATGATATTCTTGGACTTTCCTTTGGATTAATCGCAGCTGCATTTTATGCTGCGTTATTACTATTAAATAAATTTATCAAAGAAATGGGAAAGTTAGAGCAGACCATTATTCAGCTTGGAACAACCACGTTACTGCTTATGCCATATGTTTTCCTTGCCGAAGGATTTGGCATCTTTGAAATATCGAGTTCTTCCATCCCTTATATGCTAATTTTAGGAATCGTCAACACAGGGATTGGGTTTTGGTTATTTTTCTCTGGTATGGAAAAATTAAATGGGCAGAGTATAGCTATGTTAAGTTATGTAGATCCCTTTGTAGCTATATTGATTTCTGCAATTATTGTGCAAGAACACATGACAATTGTTCAAATGCTTGGTGGTGTATTGCTAATAGGCTCTACACTTGTTAGT